A region of the Leptospiraceae bacterium genome:
ACAAAAGAAAATTCAAATCCATTTTTACAAAGAAACCATTAGAAATTAAATTAGATAGTCCAATTAGAAAAAAATCTGAATCTTTAAATGTATTGTATATGCGGCATCTCGGAAAATACAGCCAGGTAGATAAAACTTGGAGGAAACTAATTCAGATTGCATCTAAGAAAATAAAAATAGATAAATCTACAAGGCTAATTGGTATTTGGCACGATAATCCCAACATAACTTCCGCAGAAAATCTCAGGCTGGATGCATGCATTGTAACTAAAGAAAAAATGCAAGTTGAGGGATTGGATATTAAAACAATTGCAGAAGGAGAATATTTAGTTTTCAGGTATTATGGAGATTATGCGCAACTCGATTTAGTTTATAGTAATATCGTTCGAGATCATTTACTTACAAACAAAATAGAATTAGACAACCGCCCGTCCTTTGAAGATTATATTCAATCCCCTGCCTTTCATTCCCCTAAAGATTATATCACTGATATTTACCTACCGATAAAATAGCAAGATTTGTCTAACTAGAATCAGGGAATGGGTGTATCCTAAATTTATAAAGGAGATAAATATGAAATACGCTTTGATAATGATTGGAATTTTAGGACTTGGCGGCGGAACTATTGTTAAGTTCATAGAAAAGCCTTCTATAGCAAATCCATTCATGAGAGTCTTTGCTCATCTATTCATTGACATGGACAAAGCGATGGAATTGTATTTAGAAAACTTAGGTAATGCTCTTGGAGAAAAATATGAAAGCGCAAAATAAAGATTTAACCCCATGGCAAACAAAATTAAATAAAGACGCAACGCACCAAGTAAAAATTTTGGATAAGAAATTTGCTGATATGCCTGCCAATAGCTCTATGTTAATTGCAACACCTAAAATTATAGATCAATTCATTCGCAAAATCCCAAAAGGAAAATCAAAATCTCTAAAAGAAATGAGAGTAAGTCTAGCAAAAAAATATTCCGCCGATTATACTTGTCCTGTGACAAGTGGAATCTTTCTTAGAATTGTAGCTGAAGCTGCATTCGAGAGTTACATTATAGGCAAACAGCCATTAGACAAAATAACTCCATTCTGGCGGTTAATAGAAGTAGACTCACATCTTGCAAAGAAGCTAAGTTTCGGCGAAGACTTCATCCGGCAAATGAAAAAACAAGAAAGTGTTTCGCAGGAATAAAGATATTTTTACGAAATTTTTTCGTTTACGATTCCCCTTTTTGTTTTAACATGTATGTCATAAACATAAAAATAGAGATGTATGAGATGACGATGTATGATAAAAACAAAAATACCGGCGGAAGACAAGAAGTATTATGATTTAATTAATAGCTTGCAAATTGAAATACGGTTAGGAAAAAATATTTTCGATATTCTAGATCATATTCTAGAAGAAATTCTCAATATTTTTGAAGCAAGCACAGGAAGTATTTCTCTTTCTGACCCACAAGAAAAAATCCTTACCATTGCATGTGCGAAAGGTATTGATAAAGAAAAAAAAATTGCCGCAAAATTCCCATTTGCCGTTGGGATTACGGGAGCGTCAGCAGCAAATAGGAAAACAGTTTATGCACCTGATGTAACAAAGGAAAAGCGTTATGTAAAACTAATTGACTCTGTTGTATCTGAGCTTGCTGTGCCTATGATTTCGGACAATGAAGTAATTGGGATTCTAAACCTAGAATCGCATTACCTAGATCATTTCACAAAAAAACAAATCTCATGGGCAGAAAAAATTGCCGATGAACTCTGTAAGGCGCTTATTCAAAATACCTTTTATAGAGAAGCAATTGAGAGAAGTAAGAACGAACAGGATTTTTTAAATTCTATTCTCGGTTATGATGCGCAGATTTTATTTTTAAAAACAAGAATTCGCACTGTAGCTCCCTCCGATGCATCCATCTTGATTAACGGCGAGTCAGGAACAGGAAAAGAATTAGTCGCGAAAAGCTTACATCATTTATCCGCTCGCAAAGCAAATCCTTTTATTAGTCTAAACTGTGGGGCGTTAAATGAAAATCTACTCGAAACAGAATTATTTGGTCATGTGAAGGGAGCTTTTACGGGGGCAGATAGAAATGTAATCGGAAGATTTGAAGCGGCTAATGGTGGAACTATTTTTTTAGATGAAGTTGCTGAAATGCCACCTTCTTTACAAGTAAAGCTATTGAGAGTTTTACAAGAAGGAGAAATAGAGCGAGTTGGTGACTTTAAAAAAATAAAAGTAAGCGTGCGGGTAATTAGTGCTACCCACAAAGATCTCGCGCAAGAAGTTGAAAAGGGAAACTTTCGATTAGACTTATACTTTCGTTTGGGGGTAATTCCTCTTCGCCTCCCACCTCTTCGAGAAAGAAGAGGAGACATTCCCTTACTCGTTCATCATTTCCTATTAGAATTCAATAAACGATACGGCAAAAATAAATACTTTGACATGACAACGCTAGAACTCTTAACACAACATACCTGGCCTGGCAATGTGCGGGAACTCGAAAATGCAATTCAGTATGCAGCCATTCTATGTCCAAATGATAAAATTACTCCTGACTTTTTACCGGATAATGCAATTCGTGGATTTGATCGCCTAAAAGAAGAAAAAACGACCGCTAAATCAAAGGTGAATCCCTTAGAAGAACTGACAGCCATTGATTATTCTGATTTGAATCTAGAAAAAGCTCTTTCCAAAGTAGAAACAAAATTGATTCAAGAAGCCCTAAAAATCGGAAAGACACAGGACAATGCGGCAAAGCTTTTAGGTATTAGCAGGGGTTCTTTACAATATAAGATTAAAAATAATCCTGATATTCAATTTTTAAGCGATTAATTTTAATCTTTTTAGATTAAATCTAAGAATAATTCTAGCAGCAAAAATCCCGATTGGATACAGTTAAAACTTATTACTGTAAGCCGATTATTGCTAAACTATCAATATTCTTTATTAAATCATACATTTCTAGCCATTCTAGACATAATAAGGGAGGTAGAATGCAATTGAAGATTTAATAATTTTAGATTAAAATTAAGTTTTTAAAACTTGGCACGGTTCATGCATTAGTATAAATGAAACAGCGAAACGCTGAAAACAAAGAAATGATAGACAAGAGGATACATACCATGAAAAGAATTACAGCAATTACCTTAACAGCAGCAGCTCTCAGCCTAATGACAAGCCCGATTTTTTCAATTAGCAATGACTTAGAAAGCAAGCTCCTAGAAAAAGCACTCATCGAAGGCGCAGTTACTCAAGAACAAAAATCTGCTGTAAAACATTACCTAGCTTCCGTTGCTTCTGAAAAGAAAAAATTGGCTGATTCTTACAGAGAAATGGCAACAGTAAATTACGGTGGAAAAGCTCTTACTCAAGATTTGAGAACAAAAAGACTTTTAGACCTTGCAAAAGCTTTGGATAATTTAGCAGCTAGCTACGAAAGCTTAGCAACAAACTACTCTCCAACAGAATACCAAAAACTAGCTAAATTAGAAGAATAATAACATCTCATACATCTTTACTAACTCTTGCTCTCTCCCTAACCTTGTCGAGCAAGGGTTAGCTTTTTTTCCCACCCACCACCTTCCCTCCTACAAAAACAAAAAACACTTTCGGGCAGATAAGTTAAATTAGCCTCAGAAAAAATCGACAATAGTTACTAAAGCTATAAACCTACCTTATATAGCTTGATAAAAACTATTTTAACTTTACTCTTTCATATTGAGCATCAAGTATTGTCGCACCTGCACCTCTTCCACCGGCAACATCCCAACTAGGGCGAGATTCTTTTTTATCTTCCGAATAATCTAGAACGAGTTTATAATTTCCAAAGAAGTTTAATTGGTTCGCTATAATTTCTAACTTATCAGGAACTTTAGGATTGTATTTTCCATAAATTCCTCTTGATAATGATCCATCGTTTTTCCACTTATAACGATATTCACTAATATTTACATTTCCAGCTGAATAGAATTGAAAAACTTTTCCAACAGGAAGATGAGTAAAGTAGTAGCAATCTTTTTCCTGCTCGTTAAACTGTATTGTCTATTCGATAAAATTTATTAAGATGCGAAATCATGGAAATAAAATTTACACAAAAGGAATTATCATGTTACCAGAAAAAGAAATTTTAAAAGAAACTTTATTATGCAATAATACCGGAAAGCTAAACAAGGAAGCTTGCGGCTATTCCCGATTTCCCCTTCAAGTATGCAATCTAAAAGGAAATACATTTAGAAAAAAAAGATGGAACTATTGGTGTTTTACAAACGATGAAATTTTATTTTCCGTTACACTCGCTGATTTGGATTATGCAGCAACTGGTTTTATTTACCTCTTTGATTTAAAGACGCTAGAGTTCATCGAAAAAACAGAATTGATTCCCTTTGGAAAGGGTTGTGTATTAGGAGAAACTGTTTTAGATAGAGTTTATTTTGAGAACTCAAAAATGAAAATTTCTATCGAATATGCTACAGTAGGCGACACATACGAAATTGATTTTAATATATTCTGCAAATCCTTTCAGCAAGACAAAGATTTAAACGCTGAGATAAAAGTAATTCAACCACTGACGCATGAGAGTCTAAACGTTGTAATCCCCTGGGACGAAAAGCATTTTCAGTTTACATCTAAACAACACGCCATTCCAACTAGCGGAAAAATACAACTGGGACAAAGAGAATTTCTCCTTAAACCGGATAAAACAGATGCTACCTTGGATTTCGGAAGAGGCATATGGCATTATTCCTCTTCCTGGAATTGGGCGGCTGCCTCAGGCAAAATAAATGGAAAGAAAATAGGATTAAACTTCGGTGCGAAATGGACGGATAATACTGGTTATACAGAAAATGGAATTTTCTATGATGGAAAGCTTTATAAAATAAGTGAACAAATTCTCTTCGGTTATGATACATCTGATTTTAAAAAGCCATGGACTCATAGAACAGAAGAATCGGATAGAGTAAACCTTACCTTTCATCCGATCTATGAGCGTGTTGCTGAAACTAATTTTATTTTAATCGCATCTAAAGTGCACCAAGTATTCGGCTATTTCGATGGTTATATTCGCTTAGGAGTAAACGAAGAAAAAATTCAACTGCCTAAATTGTTTGGTTGGTCAGAAGAGCACTATGCTCGGTGGTAATCGAAGAGCTAAAAAGAATTCCACTTGACAGAGTTTTTATAAATTCCTATTGTCTTGCACATGCGGAGGAATTTCCTAAATGAAAAAAAATTCAAGCTTTGAAGAAGAGTCCCCGGAGTCGTCTCAGGATTTGCAAGACTTAGAGTCCTTTAAGAAAAAGTTCATTGATAATCATCGTGGACGCCCCATTTTTATGGTGCGCATGGAAAACATAAGGGGGCTTTCTCTAATTGATTTCATTAATTTTTTAAAAAAGGAGATTCATAATTTTCCTGAAATAAAAATCATAGACTACGGATTCTACTTTGTTGAAAATAAACAAAGTCTATTGCTTGGCATTGCCTCTGGTGCAGATATTGCGGATGACGCATTTCCAAATCTAGATGGCCATTTTGGAAAAATACACCAAGAAAATATTAGAAAGAAAATCTGCGAATTTAGCTATGGAATTTCAAGAACACAGTGCAATTACATTTCAAGCGTAAATGAAATCTTTGAAGATTTATCCAAAACGTCAGAAAAAAACTTAAATGATAATTTAGTGCGATGGGGCTGGACCTATTTTAACAAAGCAAACAGCTATATATCGGGAGCTTCCCATGAGGCAATGATTCAACCAACAGTTTGCTATGATTCAAAAGAGAAAACATTCTCAGTTAAAGGTGGAGAAATATTTGTTGGTGGAGGTGCATATAAAGGCTACAAAGATCTAATAACAGATATACCACTTGGTCAGGATATTAATCGCGTCGAATTACTTATCCTTGAAAAATTAATCATTGCAAGTGAAAACGCGCCCGGGTTATTAAAATTCAACATTACACCGCAATCTTTAATTGATACATTTTCCAATCATGAAAAGGTCAACCGGTTTAATGGTCTTATCCGCTCAAAAAATCTATTACCTAAAAATGTTCGATTCGAACTAATTGAAAAGCATTACGAAGAAGATGAATTTCTATTGAAAGATGTATGCCAATGCTTCTGGGATTATGGATACAGCTTTGCCGCAGATGATTTTGGAGTAAAAAGTTCTAGTCATCAAATTGTTTTAGATTTGGGTATCATGATTCAAGAATTCAAACTAGATCCAATCAGCTTTAAATTCAAAGCAACTGAGGATAAAGTCAAATTCCTAGATAACCTCGCTTTCATCGACTATTGTAAGAAGCTTGCGGACAATAGAGAAGCTGTTATCACCGCAGAGGCAGTGGGTGATTTGGAAACTCTAAAGTTTTTGATGGAGCATCAAATCGGACAATACCAAGCATTTATTCTATTTAATAAAATTTCGTTGATGCAATACAAAGAAGAATTCGAAAGTTTAAAAAATATGCCAGTAGAAGTTGTCTTTGAAATTCTATCTAACCATACACTTCTAAAAGAACAAAGGAAAGAAGGACATATTTTTAAAGTTGCCAGAAAAAATAAGTTAATCTAATTTTGGTGGCAGATTATTTTTAACTCCTATTGCCAATAGCACCATGGACAAAAGTTTACAAATTCGATTGAAATTGCAAGCTGATAAATTACATTGAACATAGAATAGATATTTTCCGCATATCATCCCATGACAGAAATTCTAAACAAAAACCTTTCTAAGCTACAATCGGAATTATCGGAAAGAATTCAAGATTCCACTCCAATAGGTAATTTAGAGAAAACAAAATCCGGACAAGAAAATCTACTCGTAGATGGAATTTATTTTCATAGCAAGCATGACCCTTTTGTAGAAGCAAAACGCCTACTCGATGGACTAAAGAAGTCATACGAAAAAAAAGTCTATATTTTCTTTGGGGCTGGACTTGGTTACGTAATAGTAGAAGCATTAAAACTACCAAATGTTCAAATCATCTGGATGGAGTGCTATTTGGGAATACTCAAACAAGCACTGGGTAATTATGATTATTCACATTACTTAGAGTCGGGACAATTAAAAATTCTAGCTAAACCTTTTACGGAAGATTCTTTGTTTTCTACATTTAAGGGAATATCAGTATTACCCGTTACCTTTATTCCGCATCGACCTAGCGTGTCGTGGAGAGAAACAGATTATACAGAATGCAAGTATATATGCGAAAAATTCTTTCAGAAAAAAGATGTAAACATTGCAACACTCAGTCGATTCGAAAAGATATGGACTCGTAATCTTATTCAAAACTTTCCAGATATTCACCATTTAACTCCTGTGTCCCGATTATTTGGAATTGCAAAGGATTTGCCCATTGTTGTGTCTGGGGCAGGACCTAGTCTCTATGAGAGTCTAGGAGATATCGAAAAATATCGAGATAGGTTTATCCTAATCACAGTAGATACCGCCTTACAGGTATTAGCCAAAGCAGGCATTGAGCCTGATCTTATCTTTAGTGTAGACCCACAAGCCATTAATAGTTCTTATTTAGAAGGCTATCATGGTAGCGGCAATATTGTATTTGACCCAACTTCTAGCTATCATACTCTTCGACTTTCTAATAAATTCCGAACTGGCTTTTTTACTTCTTCTCCTTTTCCCTTGCTACAGTTATATACGAAACATTTAAACATAGAAGCAGGAGATATTCCATTCGGGGGATCTGTATCTACAAATGCAGTAAGTCTAGCAGAGCTTATGGGAGCGGCTAATGTATATTTTGTGGGACAAGACTTGGCGTTTACGAATGGATATGCACATTGTAGAGGGGCAATCCTAGAAGAGAGATTGAACTTTAAAGAATCCCGATATTTCAAAAGAGAAAAGCACAATTACAATCAACTGAATGCACTTCCAAAATTAAAATCCTTTGGTTATGCAGGAGAAGAATACCATACTAACGAGAAGATGCAAATTTTTAATAAATGGTTTTCCGATCGCGCAGCGGGAAGGAATTGGATTAACCTATCTACGAAGGGAACTAAGATCACTGATGTTCCTAAAAAAACTTTCTTTGAATGCTTTGATAAAACATCTCTAGAAAAAATTACGAGTATCCAATCTATAAGAGAGGCTATTCATCATTTAACCTTAGAACCTGCGAGTAATTACTTTGATACTGAAAGTTTTCTCAAAGAAACAGAAGAGATGTATTCGGCGCTAAAACAGTTTACATCTACTCTAAAAAAAGGAAAAGACATTGCCGAAAGAATTTATTCTTTGCTATTAAAAAAAGGTAACACCTCAAAAGAAATCAATCATCTACTCACGCAAATGAATCTAATAGACGAAGAAGTATCTTCTAAGAAAAGTCTCAACGAAGTAATCGGAATGAGTGTGCAACGAACAATTCTTACAATTACAGAAGGCTACGAAACAAATCTAAGTCTAGAAGAGAAAAAAAATCCGCATCTAGGCGTAGCAAAGAAAAGTATTTTGCTTTACACTGGTCTATTCGATGGAGCTACTCTGATTCAGAAGTTACTAAGAAAAGTTATTATGAGGATGTCAGATGGAAGAGATGAATAGAAAAGTTTTTTTAGCAAAAACAGGAACAGCAGTAGCGGCTACTTATATTTTATCCACAAACGCTGCCTGTAATACTGAGGAAAGTAAAATGGACACAAAATTAAGATTTGCAAATTTAGATGAAGCAGTAAAAGAACTAAAAAAGATTGAAACTGCAAGTAAAATTACTCCGAGTGGGGAATGGTCATGGTATCAAATTCTAAATCATTGTGCGCAGAGTATAGAGTATTCGCTCACTGGCTACCCGGAAAATAAAGCAGCTCTGTTTAGAATGACAGCCGGAAAAATTGCAGCCAACCTATTTGCTAGTCGTGGTTATATGAGTCATGATTTAAATGCTCCTATTCCAAAAGCTCCAGAGATTCCCAAAGTAGGAAATGAAAAAGAAGCAATGCTTCGTCTTTATCAAGCAATTGAAGACTTTAAGAAATTTTCTGGAGAATTAAAAATGCATTTTGCGTATGGCGAATTATCTAAGAAAGATTATGACCAAGCGCACGCAATGCATATAGCCAATCATCTTTCGTTTGTAAATGTAGAAGCGTAGGGACGTAATACAACGCCCCTACGATATGTTTTTATTTCTTAAGTAAATGTTCTACTAACGCTTTTAGGAAGTTCGGGTTTGGTGTTCCTGGATCAAGCGCCTTATTGTTAATATATAAAGAAGGTGTGCTTTGAATATTTAGAACCTCGCCTTCTTTTACTTCTGCTAGGATAAAGTTTTGAATTTCAGTAGAGCCCATGCAAGCTTGTAGCTGTTGCATATTAGCCCCTGCTTTATTTGCAATCTCTTTTACGGAAGAAATTGTATGTCGAACTCCGTTTTCGTTATCCGCATAAAGTCCTGTGTAAACTTCTTTGAATTTGCCTTGCTTGTTAGCGCATAATGCAGCACTTGCCGCAATACAAGAACTCGCACTCGGATCTTTTCTTTGCACTAAAGGATTACAGGTTCCATCTAGTGGGAAGTTCTTATAATATACTTTTATATCATTTGGAAAGTCTGCAAGAAGTTGACTGATAATATGACTTGTATGCATGCAATGTCCACAGTTAAAATCGGCATATTTTACAATCGTTATCTTTGCATTCGGACTTCCGACTCCAGGAGATTGCGATAAATCAATCTTAACCGCTGGTCTTTTTTCGAATGCTTCAATTTTTGTCTGTAAATAGATTTTATTGCTTTCTGGGTCAGGCTCATTACTAGTTTTATTTGGCGTAGATAATCTAGCGCAAGCAATCCCACCCGCGAAAAACAATAAAACGACGATTGTATAATTTAAAAAATTCGTGGCAATGTTCTTACCAACAGTTAATTTTACTTGGCTCATAATTCCTTCCTCCCCAGAATAAGACTTTGCCTGTAAGTAGGCAAGCACGAATATGCCTATAGTAACTACATAGGTCAGAGCGCATAATACGCATACTGTTCCAATTTGTGAAACTGAAATAATGAGCAATATCACATCTATCACTATTCCTAAAAGAGAAACAGCAAATAGTAAATTTACAAATCCTTTCTTCTCCTCTTCGTCTGCTCTTAAAATCGCGAAGAATAAAAATCCGCAAAATCCATAAAAGGTAAATCCAATATGCGCAACAGGAACATCACCTAATACTGGTAAGCCTCTAAAACCTGACCAAGCACTCTTTGCAACTTTACTACAAGAATCTCCATCTCCCGTGGTAGAACAAAGTGATTCAACGAAAGCGCCCGCCGATCCAAAAAATTCCTGTATTAAGGCAATACAAAGGGATAGACCTACAATCGCTACGATTACTCCCATTAAATTATATTTTTTTAAATTATTCGTATTCATTCGTGTTTTCTGTTCTCCGTAATTTTTATTATTTATCCTTCAAATGATTCTTTATTTAACTGGTTTGCCCTTGGTCCACTGTCCTTTAAAAATAATGGATCCGTCCGCCTTTGTATGAATTCCTTCGCCCTCTGGTTGGTCATCTTTGAAATGTCCATTATAACTATCTCCATTAGCATTGGTTAATACACCTTTGCCGTTCTGACGATTTGATTTCCATTTGCCAGTATACTTTCGTCCATCAGGCCAGACATGAATTCCATATCCATCTCTTTCATCATTCTTCCACTCACCTAAATAGGATTCCCCTTGGTGTAGTCCACTTGTCCAAGATTGAATCCCATTTCCGTGTCGCTTACCATTAAGGAAATCTCCTTCATAATTCAAATCATGAAAAACGAGCTTTCCTTTTCCATTTGGCTTTCCATTGGAAATAATTCCTTTAT
Encoded here:
- a CDS encoding motility associated factor glycosyltransferase family protein — translated: MTEILNKNLSKLQSELSERIQDSTPIGNLEKTKSGQENLLVDGIYFHSKHDPFVEAKRLLDGLKKSYEKKVYIFFGAGLGYVIVEALKLPNVQIIWMECYLGILKQALGNYDYSHYLESGQLKILAKPFTEDSLFSTFKGISVLPVTFIPHRPSVSWRETDYTECKYICEKFFQKKDVNIATLSRFEKIWTRNLIQNFPDIHHLTPVSRLFGIAKDLPIVVSGAGPSLYESLGDIEKYRDRFILITVDTALQVLAKAGIEPDLIFSVDPQAINSSYLEGYHGSGNIVFDPTSSYHTLRLSNKFRTGFFTSSPFPLLQLYTKHLNIEAGDIPFGGSVSTNAVSLAELMGAANVYFVGQDLAFTNGYAHCRGAILEERLNFKESRYFKREKHNYNQLNALPKLKSFGYAGEEYHTNEKMQIFNKWFSDRAAGRNWINLSTKGTKITDVPKKTFFECFDKTSLEKITSIQSIREAIHHLTLEPASNYFDTESFLKETEEMYSALKQFTSTLKKGKDIAERIYSLLLKKGNTSKEINHLLTQMNLIDEEVSSKKSLNEVIGMSVQRTILTITEGYETNLSLEEKKNPHLGVAKKSILLYTGLFDGATLIQKLLRKVIMRMSDGRDE
- a CDS encoding sigma 54-interacting transcriptional regulator, whose amino-acid sequence is MIKTKIPAEDKKYYDLINSLQIEIRLGKNIFDILDHILEEILNIFEASTGSISLSDPQEKILTIACAKGIDKEKKIAAKFPFAVGITGASAANRKTVYAPDVTKEKRYVKLIDSVVSELAVPMISDNEVIGILNLESHYLDHFTKKQISWAEKIADELCKALIQNTFYREAIERSKNEQDFLNSILGYDAQILFLKTRIRTVAPSDASILINGESGTGKELVAKSLHHLSARKANPFISLNCGALNENLLETELFGHVKGAFTGADRNVIGRFEAANGGTIFLDEVAEMPPSLQVKLLRVLQEGEIERVGDFKKIKVSVRVISATHKDLAQEVEKGNFRLDLYFRLGVIPLRLPPLRERRGDIPLLVHHFLLEFNKRYGKNKYFDMTTLELLTQHTWPGNVRELENAIQYAAILCPNDKITPDFLPDNAIRGFDRLKEEKTTAKSKVNPLEELTAIDYSDLNLEKALSKVETKLIQEALKIGKTQDNAAKLLGISRGSLQYKIKNNPDIQFLSD
- a CDS encoding DUF2804 domain-containing protein; its protein translation is MLPEKEILKETLLCNNTGKLNKEACGYSRFPLQVCNLKGNTFRKKRWNYWCFTNDEILFSVTLADLDYAATGFIYLFDLKTLEFIEKTELIPFGKGCVLGETVLDRVYFENSKMKISIEYATVGDTYEIDFNIFCKSFQQDKDLNAEIKVIQPLTHESLNVVIPWDEKHFQFTSKQHAIPTSGKIQLGQREFLLKPDKTDATLDFGRGIWHYSSSWNWAAASGKINGKKIGLNFGAKWTDNTGYTENGIFYDGKLYKISEQILFGYDTSDFKKPWTHRTEESDRVNLTFHPIYERVAETNFILIASKVHQVFGYFDGYIRLGVNEEKIQLPKLFGWSEEHYARW
- a CDS encoding AraC family transcriptional regulator is translated as MDYPERIRLAIQYMEEHSSEKILLEAIAKASFISPFHFHRIFKSITNSTPREYMERIRIEKAAHLIQYTNLGIGDIAYDVGYENHESFSKVFKKIFGSTPQEYKRKFKSIFTKKPLEIKLDSPIRKKSESLNVLYMRHLGKYSQVDKTWRKLIQIASKKIKIDKSTRLIGIWHDNPNITSAENLRLDACIVTKEKMQVEGLDIKTIAEGEYLVFRYYGDYAQLDLVYSNIVRDHLLTNKIELDNRPSFEDYIQSPAFHSPKDYITDIYLPIK
- a CDS encoding DUF1569 domain-containing protein, coding for MEEMNRKVFLAKTGTAVAATYILSTNAACNTEESKMDTKLRFANLDEAVKELKKIETASKITPSGEWSWYQILNHCAQSIEYSLTGYPENKAALFRMTAGKIAANLFASRGYMSHDLNAPIPKAPEIPKVGNEKEAMLRLYQAIEDFKKFSGELKMHFAYGELSKKDYDQAHAMHIANHLSFVNVEA
- a CDS encoding phosphatidylinositol kinase, with the translated sequence MLNFKHIATFLLLFIFILACKKSGTINLPDGGSYKGIISNGKPNGKGKLVFHDLNYEGDFLNGKRHGNGIQSWTSGLHQGESYLGEWKNDERDGYGIHVWPDGRKYTGKWKSNRQNGKGVLTNANGDSYNGHFKDDQPEGEGIHTKADGSIIFKGQWTKGKPVK
- a CDS encoding EAL domain-containing protein, translated to MKKNSSFEEESPESSQDLQDLESFKKKFIDNHRGRPIFMVRMENIRGLSLIDFINFLKKEIHNFPEIKIIDYGFYFVENKQSLLLGIASGADIADDAFPNLDGHFGKIHQENIRKKICEFSYGISRTQCNYISSVNEIFEDLSKTSEKNLNDNLVRWGWTYFNKANSYISGASHEAMIQPTVCYDSKEKTFSVKGGEIFVGGGAYKGYKDLITDIPLGQDINRVELLILEKLIIASENAPGLLKFNITPQSLIDTFSNHEKVNRFNGLIRSKNLLPKNVRFELIEKHYEEDEFLLKDVCQCFWDYGYSFAADDFGVKSSSHQIVLDLGIMIQEFKLDPISFKFKATEDKVKFLDNLAFIDYCKKLADNREAVITAEAVGDLETLKFLMEHQIGQYQAFILFNKISLMQYKEEFESLKNMPVEVVFEILSNHTLLKEQRKEGHIFKVARKNKLI
- a CDS encoding thioredoxin domain-containing protein, with translation MNTNNLKKYNLMGVIVAIVGLSLCIALIQEFFGSAGAFVESLCSTTGDGDSCSKVAKSAWSGFRGLPVLGDVPVAHIGFTFYGFCGFLFFAILRADEEEKKGFVNLLFAVSLLGIVIDVILLIISVSQIGTVCVLCALTYVVTIGIFVLAYLQAKSYSGEEGIMSQVKLTVGKNIATNFLNYTIVVLLFFAGGIACARLSTPNKTSNEPDPESNKIYLQTKIEAFEKRPAVKIDLSQSPGVGSPNAKITIVKYADFNCGHCMHTSHIISQLLADFPNDIKVYYKNFPLDGTCNPLVQRKDPSASSCIAASAALCANKQGKFKEVYTGLYADNENGVRHTISSVKEIANKAGANMQQLQACMGSTEIQNFILAEVKEGEVLNIQSTPSLYINNKALDPGTPNPNFLKALVEHLLKK